DNA from Desulfuromonas sp. AOP6:
GGCACCAATATGCTCGACCCGCTTCTGCCAGTTAGCCCCGAGAAAGTAAAACCTTAGACTGTCCTGACCCTCATCTATCACTTCTACCAGCTGCTGCCGCAAAAAAGTCCATTGAGCCGGGTCGACAAGGCATTCGAACACGGAATACTGCACTCGTTGACCATGGTTCTGGCAAATTTTTGCAATCCGCCGCAACCTCCTCGCTCCTTTGCGATCGATGGTTGAAACATCGTAACTGACCAGCACCATCATGACTCATCTCCACAAAAAGGGCGGATAATCATCCATGTCCCCTCGCAGATAACGGGCCAGAAGTTGCGCCTGGGCGAGTAACAGCATCCCGACCGGGATTTTTTCTTGCAAAAAAGGATGGTCAATTTCTTCCTGTTTACGTCTCTGATACGCAACCAATACAGCTTTGCGGGTGTCGTCATCCATCAAGACTGCACCCGATTCGGTAGTTGTGAAGCCTTTCTTTTTAACTTGGCCCAAATTAATCAATGACAGAACCATCCTATCGGCAAGCATGGGACGGAACTCCTCCATCAAGTCGAGAGCCAACCCAAGTCGACCCGGCCTGTCCCGGTGCAGATAACCAACCGCTGGATCAAGCCCGACAGTTTCCAGCGCAGAACGGGCATCGTGATATAGAAGACTGTATATAAATGAGAGCAGGCAATTAACCCGGTCGAGGGGCGGACGTCGATTACGTCCGATAAAAACAAAATCTTCTTTTTGGGCAACAATCAGGTGGTCGAACTGGTCAAAGTAATCCCTTGCAGTGCGGCCCTCGATGCCACGGACGCTGTCCAAAATCTCTTCCTGAAGCAATCGTTTGGTGTAATGCGCCAAAGTCTTACATGCCTGTTCCATGCCAGCTGCTGCAACTTTGTCCGAATGGTCACGCAGGGCTCGATGGATGTTACGCCGGGCATTGGCAACCTTACCGAGAACAAACATCCGTGCCAGTCGAGCCGAGGACTGATCGCAATCCGCCCGGCGATACTGCTCGCGTCGCAGCAACACATTGCCCGACACCGGCCCCTGCACTCTCGCAAGGAACTTGCCATATTCGGTCATGAAGCTGACAGAGACATCCTTCTCTGCGCAGTGGCCAAGCAAGTATGGGCTGCAACTTACCTGACCAAAACAGACGATGGAGCTTAGGGTGTGGATCGGCAGGCGCAGGCGGTTTTCTCGCTCGACTTTGACGACTACGGTTTCACCTTCCTTATGCAGGTAAGCACCCTGGGTCGTCACATATAGGGTGTTCAGCATTTTCCTCATCAATCCCCCTCACCATGCCGGACAGGTAGCGGCGCACCGATCGCGCCCTTCCACAGGTTTTTGGCAAACAGACGCTCAATAGCGAACAGGAGTCACATTTCTTATCGTACTGTGCGGTGGGCGTTCGCCCCGAGTCGATCATTTGTCGGGTTTTCTGGATAATGTCACCTGTCAGGTGACGCAAATTTTGATCAAAAGCGATCTGCCTACGACGGCGTTTCTGCCCATAAAATAGGGCACCGCTCGCAATGGTGACATTCAGCATCTCTTCCAAACACAGTGCCTGAGCACAAAGTTGCACCTCGTCGCACCGGTCGATTTTGGGCCGTCCACGTTTGTATTCCACAGGAAGTACACTACCATCCGGATGAAACTCCACCACATCCGCCTTACCAATCAATCCATTTTGATGCGAGCAAATTGGCAGGGAACGCACGACTCGCACGTCTCCCTGCCATTCGCTTTTTTTACTATCAGCCCTTTCGTGTAACACCTTGCCTTCCGCAGTAAAACGGTTTTCTGCCCATTGTTGTTCTATATGGATCAGTGCACACTGGCGCGGACAGAATTGGTAATGCTGCAGGGCCGAGAGCATGATGTAGTCGGATTCGGGGATCATGTTCCTCAAGTTCCAGCAACCTGTGATAAATTGCCACGATCTGAATTCATGGGCAGAGCCATTTTGTCCCCTCCCCGCCAAGGCGCGACAACTTCATGATGATCGCCCCCCGGCAGGAGCCTGTCCAACCGTCACGTCCTAATCCTTGAACGCGTGCACAGGGTCTTTGGTGCGGAAGTTGCGCCGGATGTCGATCAGCTCGAAGAGTTTGTGATCAAGGCGTTGCCGAAGCATAAGTCAGAACCCCGCAATCACCTCAGGCACCAATCCGTCGAGATTCTCAAGAACGTATGATCCATCAGGCGCCACCGTCTTCAAGGTTTTGTGAACCTTGGCCGAAGAATACTGGCCGGCCTTGCAGTTATGCTGCCACCAGATGACCTTTTCGACCGCCATGCTCCCCTCGGGGCGAGCGGAAGAAGCATCTCCCTCGAACAGTCTTGGAAGCACGCTCTTGATTATTTCAGCATCCGTGTTGCTGAAGCCCGTTCGTTCGGCCAGTTGGGAGTTCATGCTGCCGAAAGTTACATAGATGGCTTTATCGACACGGTGTTTCATCCCCATCGTATCTGAACTTTTTTTCGTGCCGTCGCCTTCGCCACTGACACTTTTGGTGATCTGGGTGCTGGTGATGCTGACCGGCTCAACACTGAAAGCCGACTGAATAGACACTGGTCCGCGAATGGGGATTGACACTCCGTCTTTTTCTTCGCCTTTGAACGCGAACAGTTGCCCGAAACTCCTGACATCGAGCCATTTTTCGCAGGCCATTTTCCCGGCCTTTTCCGGCGGGGTTTTCTTATTGTTGAAGGCATCCCTGCCAAGTCCGTGCGTTGCATCCTCGGCCCGAGCTTTCAGGCTGGGCATGCCGTCAGTCTTCTTCTCGTCCGACTGGACAAAGACCGCATGACCGGCATCCTGCATACGGTCGCGAATCTTGCGCTTCAGACAAACGTCTGACACCTCACCAAAACCGTCGTAGTCGGTACGAGGGCGGTTGCCGTTGAGCGGGTCACCGTTGGGGTTGGCGTTTTTCACGCTGAAAATGATTGCAAAGTCGATCTTGTTTTCGAGGCTCATGGTTTACTCTCCCTTATCGGTGGCAATGGTTTCGTCATGACTCTGTTGGCGATAGCACATTCTCTGGCAATGGTAGCCGAGCAGAAATTCGCCGGATAATGCTTTATCTTGCTCAAACTCACCGGTTTTAAACAACCCTGTGACGGTATCGAATTCTTTTTTCATATTTGTGAGAAAGCCGGCGCGGTTGCTCTGGAGCCTCTGCATGTATGGTTGCAGCGCCAGTTCGATATTTCGCCAGGTAGAAAACGGCCGATCAGCGAAGCGTTGCATCAGTCTCGCTGCCGTCGTCGGCCGACTTTCACCGGCCACGGACAAGGCCACGCTTTCTATCCGCTCAGCAATCGCCAGCAGACGCCCATAAAGGTAGTCTCTTGTTGTTCTGTCCTCTTCCAGTGACATGGAATACACCCTCCTTTGCTGTACGGGTTGTCGTTGATAGAACCCTCGATAAAGAGCGCAGGCAACACCCAGATTTCGCTCCCACTCCCAAGGTTCGCAATTATTTCGGTTGCTCGCTCTGCGCCTTGCCGATTCCATGATGTCTCGTGGAAAGGGCTGGCCGTCGACAATAGTCGGCATGAGACGACCGAGCAGGTGTTTTTTCAGGGTACCGTTGCTTTTCAAGACATCGCCATAAGCGGCTTCGGCGATAACACGTGGAACAGGCGAACTGACCGGCCAAGTGGTTTTTTTCTGAGCCTTTTTGCCTTTTCCGCTGGCCTCGACTTCGATGGAATGTCGTTGTGGCCAGGCAAATTGCAGATGCCAGCTTTTCAGACGCTCGAAAAATTCACTGACAAGGAGTTCGCGATAGTAGATGACACTCATCCGCCCCGGCGTCGCAGAATCGATTCCCATGACAATGATCTGCTCATTCGGGTCCAGTTTGCTACGATAGCCTCTGAGATAATTATTGAATTTCACCGCGAAGGATGCGCCAAGGTCGACAGCATGGTCGATTTTTCCTACGGGCTCATCGTCAACGATCTCCTCAAAGACCAGTGGTTCTTCCAGCAGGTCAAATGAGCTCTTCAGCGGGTCTGGAATTGGCTTTCCCGAAACGGCCCAGGCAACATAGACCTGATCATCGTTGCGGAACCCCTGTCTGTTGATCAACCAGCGCAAAGCATTGTGGGCCTTTTGGGTTACCTCATAGCTCACGCCAGCAGCCTGACAGCCGTCAGCTTCGGTAAATCTCCCCCTGAAGGTGAATCCGGATGAATCATTAGCAGAGAGAAGCTTTGCTTTATCTCCTGTATGGCGCAGTTTTGCAGGGTGGTTGGTCGCCAGCACATGCTCTTTACCTGCAACAAAACAAAGACCCGTCTTACCCTCCCCTGAACTTTCGAATTGAATCCAGCTTTCGTGCAACGAGGTATCCAGCCAAGTTTCGGCTCGTAATTCGCCTGCCTGCTCTACCTGCCAACAGACCAGAGCATCGCCCTGCTCAACTTCTGGCCTATCCTTTTCAACACGCTTTTCTTTGGGCAGAGTTGGTAGAACTTTGAAAATAAACGGCGCGGGGCCTTCCGAGCCTGACCAGCAAGCCATGAGTTTTCCATCATTTCCAACGTGCAGGATATGCTGTTGGATCAGGTCGGCGACCACTCGCCCTTTTTGAATGTATCGATAAACCGCAACGGCCTTTGCATGAGCGTAAGGGGACTCACACCATTGCCGCAGTTGTTTTTCATAGGAAGCGAAATATGGTTTTTTCCGGCCGCCGTAATCTGGATAATCCTTGGCTACATATTGCAGTTTGTCCGCCAGGGGGTGTGGTGCTTCACCGCTACTACGACCAGCCGACTTTTCCGTGGCCGGCAGTACCACCTGAATCTTTTCCAGAACCTCTGCTCGAAGAAATTTTCCGTCACCGTCGATGACAATTTTGATGTGTGCATTCTGAAGGGTATGACTGACCGGCATCAGCTTTTGCTCGGTGGGAAGATCAAGCGCAACCCCGACCTCATAGGTTTCGTACAACTTCGCCAGCCAGCTCATAGCAACGCCTCCTCCTGCTCCACGGCCAGAACATTTTCACCCAGTCCAAATTGCTTCGGGAGCATCTTGCGGATGAACCGATTGGCATCGCATTTTTCCGGGCGCGGAAATTCGAGAACCCCCTTGCGCATCGTCGCCCGCCAGAGACGGCTGCGGAGTTCATTTTCCCCGGTCTCGTCGGGGTAGTCGAAACCATGGAACATCAGTCCGAAACTGAGTTCGTCAATATTTTCATAAGAGCTCTCACCTTCACCGAACTCGCAGGGTTCGACATATCCTTGGCAATCACGCGTTCCCAGGAATATGTCCTGCCGCCCCCCTTTCTCCAGCACACGCTTGGCGATATTGAAATGTTTTCCTTCGATACGATCTTTCTCCAAATCCTTCTGGTGCTCGTTCCACTCGAAATGCGCCAATACCTGATATTCGACATCGTGCAGAAAGGTGTAAATCGCCAGGCTGTTCCCCCCACCCCAGACCAGCGGCTTGGTCCCCTTGGTTTGGGTCCGAATCGGCTTCATCACCCGCACCTTGTCGACATGCCAAATCAGCGTCGGCTTCCAGTAGATCGATTTGAGCACCCCCTTGATCGCTTCGTAGGTCGGGACGTGATAGGAACACTTCTCTCCGCCGACCCTGGTCACCGGATCGGTAAATAGCGCATACCGCCCCCACACTTTGAAACTGATGCTGTTCTTCATGAAACCCCCTTTCTAGCAAATCTGTGGCTTAAGCCCTGTGACGGGCTCCGTCGACAACCCAAATTCCTTGCTGTAATAACACTCATTGACATAGTGGAAATCCCCGCCGTGTATCGGTACAACGGCGCCTTTTGCCATCAACTTTCTCCAGACGTTCGGAAAGACGTTGACGCTATACTGCTGCGCCTCATGCAGCAGTTCGCGCA
Protein-coding regions in this window:
- the cas2 gene encoding CRISPR-associated endonuclease Cas2, giving the protein MMVLVSYDVSTIDRKGARRLRRIAKICQNHGQRVQYSVFECLVDPAQWTFLRQQLVEVIDEGQDSLRFYFLGANWQKRVEHIGAKQALDQEGPLII
- the cas1c gene encoding type I-C CRISPR-associated endonuclease Cas1c, producing MRKMLNTLYVTTQGAYLHKEGETVVVKVERENRLRLPIHTLSSIVCFGQVSCSPYLLGHCAEKDVSVSFMTEYGKFLARVQGPVSGNVLLRREQYRRADCDQSSARLARMFVLGKVANARRNIHRALRDHSDKVAAAGMEQACKTLAHYTKRLLQEEILDSVRGIEGRTARDYFDQFDHLIVAQKEDFVFIGRNRRPPLDRVNCLLSFIYSLLYHDARSALETVGLDPAVGYLHRDRPGRLGLALDLMEEFRPMLADRMVLSLINLGQVKKKGFTTTESGAVLMDDDTRKAVLVAYQRRKQEEIDHPFLQEKIPVGMLLLAQAQLLARYLRGDMDDYPPFLWR
- the cas4 gene encoding CRISPR-associated protein Cas4, producing MPESDYIMLSALQHYQFCPRQCALIHIEQQWAENRFTAEGKVLHERADSKKSEWQGDVRVVRSLPICSHQNGLIGKADVVEFHPDGSVLPVEYKRGRPKIDRCDEVQLCAQALCLEEMLNVTIASGALFYGQKRRRRQIAFDQNLRHLTGDIIQKTRQMIDSGRTPTAQYDKKCDSCSLLSVCLPKTCGRARSVRRYLSGMVRGIDEENAEHPICDDPGCLPA
- the cas7c gene encoding type I-C CRISPR-associated protein Cas7/Csd2; amino-acid sequence: MSLENKIDFAIIFSVKNANPNGDPLNGNRPRTDYDGFGEVSDVCLKRKIRDRMQDAGHAVFVQSDEKKTDGMPSLKARAEDATHGLGRDAFNNKKTPPEKAGKMACEKWLDVRSFGQLFAFKGEEKDGVSIPIRGPVSIQSAFSVEPVSITSTQITKSVSGEGDGTKKSSDTMGMKHRVDKAIYVTFGSMNSQLAERTGFSNTDAEIIKSVLPRLFEGDASSARPEGSMAVEKVIWWQHNCKAGQYSSAKVHKTLKTVAPDGSYVLENLDGLVPEVIAGF
- the cas8c gene encoding type I-C CRISPR-associated protein Cas8c/Csd1, coding for MSWLAKLYETYEVGVALDLPTEQKLMPVSHTLQNAHIKIVIDGDGKFLRAEVLEKIQVVLPATEKSAGRSSGEAPHPLADKLQYVAKDYPDYGGRKKPYFASYEKQLRQWCESPYAHAKAVAVYRYIQKGRVVADLIQQHILHVGNDGKLMACWSGSEGPAPFIFKVLPTLPKEKRVEKDRPEVEQGDALVCWQVEQAGELRAETWLDTSLHESWIQFESSGEGKTGLCFVAGKEHVLATNHPAKLRHTGDKAKLLSANDSSGFTFRGRFTEADGCQAAGVSYEVTQKAHNALRWLINRQGFRNDDQVYVAWAVSGKPIPDPLKSSFDLLEEPLVFEEIVDDEPVGKIDHAVDLGASFAVKFNNYLRGYRSKLDPNEQIIVMGIDSATPGRMSVIYYRELLVSEFFERLKSWHLQFAWPQRHSIEVEASGKGKKAQKKTTWPVSSPVPRVIAEAAYGDVLKSNGTLKKHLLGRLMPTIVDGQPFPRDIMESARRRASNRNNCEPWEWERNLGVACALYRGFYQRQPVQQRRVYSMSLEEDRTTRDYLYGRLLAIAERIESVALSVAGESRPTTAARLMQRFADRPFSTWRNIELALQPYMQRLQSNRAGFLTNMKKEFDTVTGLFKTGEFEQDKALSGEFLLGYHCQRMCYRQQSHDETIATDKGE
- the cas5c gene encoding type I-C CRISPR-associated protein Cas5c, whose product is MKNSISFKVWGRYALFTDPVTRVGGEKCSYHVPTYEAIKGVLKSIYWKPTLIWHVDKVRVMKPIRTQTKGTKPLVWGGGNSLAIYTFLHDVEYQVLAHFEWNEHQKDLEKDRIEGKHFNIAKRVLEKGGRQDIFLGTRDCQGYVEPCEFGEGESSYENIDELSFGLMFHGFDYPDETGENELRSRLWRATMRKGVLEFPRPEKCDANRFIRKMLPKQFGLGENVLAVEQEEALL